One part of the Gemmatimonadaceae bacterium genome encodes these proteins:
- a CDS encoding energy transducer TonB — protein MLFRRLSQYTSGSLLTAVEGYVVSLVTHAIILGVFFAPRTVAVPDAEIPESFQWAKFLLPKDRAPRSSEVREHLTFMNTPAVGGRGTLLDDVKEPERLELELPPGGALDHLADIAAPPPPQSEVPGGEVLTVLDVDTAAVRVEDSAAPPYPSSMLEKRIEGSVAVQYIVDTTGHADTTSFTVLSTTHQDFAKSVRSSLPFMRFRPAIMNAQKVRQLVQQLFSFRIDTTVLSQQARRRP, from the coding sequence ATGCTGTTTCGACGCCTTTCGCAATACACGAGCGGGTCCCTCCTCACCGCGGTTGAAGGCTACGTCGTGAGTCTGGTCACCCATGCGATCATCCTGGGTGTGTTCTTTGCGCCCCGGACGGTCGCGGTGCCCGACGCCGAGATCCCGGAGTCATTCCAGTGGGCAAAGTTTCTCCTGCCCAAGGATCGTGCGCCGCGGAGCTCCGAGGTTCGGGAGCACCTGACCTTCATGAACACGCCTGCGGTCGGCGGCCGCGGCACGCTGCTCGATGATGTGAAGGAACCGGAGCGCCTCGAACTCGAGCTCCCGCCCGGGGGCGCGCTGGACCACCTCGCCGATATCGCCGCGCCACCGCCACCGCAGAGCGAGGTACCTGGTGGCGAGGTGCTGACCGTCCTCGACGTCGACACGGCCGCCGTCCGCGTGGAGGACAGTGCGGCGCCGCCCTACCCGTCGTCGATGCTCGAAAAGCGGATCGAGGGCTCGGTCGCGGTCCAGTACATCGTGGATACCACCGGACACGCAGACACGACGAGCTTCACGGTGCTTTCCACCACGCACCAGGACTTTGCGAAGTCCGTGCGGTCGTCGCTGCCGTTCATGCGGTTCCGTCCGGCGATCATGAACGCGCAGAAGGTGCGTCAGCTCGTGCAGCAGTTGTTTTCGTTCAGGATCGACACGACCGTGCTGTCACAGCAGGCCCGCCGCCGGCCCTGA